TTATTCACGCTATAAAATTACCAGATATTTTAAATAGTGTATTAATTATTTAAATTTCTACGAGATTTTAGCGCACTAAAATAAACCCAATCATTTTGTTCCATAATTAGGAAATAACTTTTAATTCATGAAGATACTTTTGAGTTCTTTCATTTTGGATTTTCGAGTGTAATTTGTTAATGTTATATCCAAAACAAAGCAAAATAAATTCAGTTTTTACACTATTTTTTCCACGTGTTAAAAATCTTTTAAATTCATAATCGTTTTTTAAGACTCCAAATGCGCCTTCAACTTGAATAGATCTGTTCATTCTCAATTTAGTTCCCAATTCAGTTTTAATATTGTTGTAGGAAATTTCGCGCTTTTTAATAAAAGTCTTTGAAACCTGCATTTTTCGGTTTTTCTTTGCTTTTGTGCACTTTGGTTTCAAAGTGCATTTATCGCAATTTTCACATTCATAAACAGTAACCTCAGACTTATAGCCACTTGCGGATTTTTTATGAAGAATATATGATGGGGATAGATTTCTATTATTATGGCAAGTATATGTATCTGTTTTAACATCATATTTCATATTTTCGCGCTTACTGATATCATTTTTAAAACTTCTTTTTTTCCACTTCTCATAAATTTGAGGTTTTATATATGGGACTTGATTATTAGACTCTAAAAATAAATAGTTTTCTTCACTTTCATAACCAGAATCTGCAATCACATTAGTATATTTATGGCCAATTTTTTCTTGCATATTATTAATCATTGGTATTAATGTTGCTATGTCATTTCTATCATCAAATACTTAAGCACCAGTTACATATTCACTATCAACTGCTATTTGTACATTATAAGCAGGCTTTAATTGACCATTCCTCATATGATCATCTTTCATATGCATGAAAGTTGCATCTGTATCAGTTTTAGAGTAGCTATTTCTTTTGGAAAATATTTTTTTACTTAAATTATATTTTTCTTGTCTTTCTTTATATTGTGATAGCTGCTCTACCCATTTTTGAATTGCAGTTTTTCTTTTACCGATTCCATGAACAAACTCTATATTTCTTTTTTCTTTTTCAAATAAAAGCCATTCAAGAATTTTATTTATATCATCTATCAAAGTTTCTTTTTCAATGGTAAACCCTTTTAAGCTTTCAACATTAATGTTTTCAACGAGAGCAAGAATTTTATCAAACATCTTACCTTCATTTTTATAAATAGCTTTCTTCCAAACAAAAGTATATCGGTTAGCATTTGCCTCAATTTTAGTCCCATCAATAAATACATTTTCAAATAATAGTTCTTTTTCATTAGCTAAATAGTTAACTTGTTGATAAAATAAATCTTCAATCACTTCGTTTGAAAGATATTTTTTCCTGAATCTACTTATAGTAGCATGATCAGGTGCTTTAAAGCCTTGAAGAAGCCACTTAAAATTTATATCTCTTTTACATGCTTTTTCTATTTTTCTACTTGAATAAATATTTTGAGAATAAGCATATGATATTATTTTGAACATGATTTTGGGTTCAACTGCTGATTTTCTTCCTACGGAAGAATACGCCTTGTACAACTTTTTATAATTTAATCCCTCCAATAAATAGCTTAGCAAGCGAACAGAATCATCTTCTGGTATTAAGTTTTCTAAATTTAATGGTAATATAAGTTGCAAATTATCATTAAATTGATTATAATTTTTTGTGTGTAATTTCGTTATTAGCATAATTTAATTATACAATCAATGTAAGTTTTTCGGAACTCACATTTTTTATATACAACAAAGGCGCTATTGCAAAACTAAAAATTAGTTTTGCAACAGCCCCTTTTCATATAACATACATATTTACTTTAAACTTCGTTTTCTATAGGCATTATAAGTTTACTATAATCACTTGTAAGTTTGTATTTTCCATTTATTATCTCATTATATTTTTCATCAAAAACATATATTTTATCGTCATCAATATTATAAGAAAAAAAATCATCTCCTATTTTCAAATTTTCTTGTATTAAATTAACTATATTCGACAAATCCTTTGCAAGTATTTTTTTTAAATCATTCAAGCTATCTTTAATCACCCCTGAAATATTTGCATTAATACTTTTTAAAGAGTAATCAAATTTATATATACCAGCAACTCGACCTTGTACCAATGCATATTTGAATAGCATTTTTTTTATATTATCATCTGCCTCAATAATTTTAACAGCATCTTTTATTTTGCAGGTTTTATTCATAAAAGAATCCTCTATCATATTATTCCTCTTTTCATTTTCTATTTATTTCATTGTCTCCCATATTCCCTTTGGCGAATTTTTTTCACATAAATTAATCCATTCTGCTAATATATTTAATGATTCTTGTATTTTTTCATCAGTTAAATTTTCTTTCTTTACTTTTTCCCAAAGCCATTCTAAGTATTCTCCCAAATCTTTTGGATAATTGATTAATTCATTCTCAAGCTTATTAATAAGAAATGGATTTCCTGCTTTATCACATTCTCCGCTCATAGGAACTGATACACATAAAAAGTTCCATCCTTTATCAGTAATTTTAAGTGAATAATCATCATCATGCCCCCATCTTCTTGAATAAATACTAAAATCAAATTCTTTGTCCATGTAAATTACCTCCAATAATTTATTTTTATATGATTTTTAATAAAAAATCATTACATTCCTCATTGTTATCTGTTTTTTCAAAATTATATTTATCACAAATGTTATTCATTGCTACGTTATCTTTTGCCACTATTCTAATTTGAAAATTTATCAAATTATTTTTTTTGCAAAATTCAACAAACCATTTAATAATATGAGAACCTGTACCTATACCTTCTTCTCTTAAAAATAAATTAGAAAGTATTAATTGTTTATCTTTAAATCTAAAAACAATATCTACAGTTCCGTTAGCTTCCCTCATATTATTAGTTAAATTCTGTTCATTAAGTATAAAATAATTCACACCATTTTCTTTTATTTTAAGCTTAACTTTTTGTTCTATTTCTATTATCTCTTTAAGCTCTTGGAAATCTGATTCTTTAAAATTTTTACATGGCATAACAGTTCACCTCCCAGTTTAACCAATATATTATTATTATGTAAAATATTTAAAAATCCTTTATCCTTAAGCTACATTAAATATAATTATTATTATATTAGTATTATTTCCGAAACTAGAATTTTGATTTTCTCTTGACTTTTGGATTTAAATTTAATAATATCGGGGAAGGTTAAGCACGTTAGTGAACGCAGTTTGCCCCTGTTCTCGGAGCATAAAAAAAAGAAAAGAACTACTACTTTATAATAGTTCTTGCAATATCGGGTATAGGCTGAAGTATCAGCTTTTAGCATTGTTATCGTTATAGTACATTAACATATAAATTACTGCCCTTATACGTGCATACAGCTTGTACTATAGCCATACAGTAAACCTACATATCTAATTTATAAAACGGTCAGATACACCCGTTTGACGGGCATGTACCACAATAACACGAATACTACATGTCCGAATAGATTTTATTTGCATCGGCTCTATCACACCACACAAAATTTTATAGTTGCTTGTTTGCTTAAACAACTAACCTACACCTTAAAAAAGAGTATAAGAATTACACCCTTTACAATTCCACTTTTTTGAAATATAATATAATTATCGAGTTTGTGGAGTAAAGGTTTCATTATCTTTATTCAATTTTAAATAAGCTTTGTTTTTGTGGAACATGGCTTATTTTTTTTACTTTAATACCATTCAATCACACCACTATCATTTCTCTAAATTCTTTTGATTGTAAGTTATAATATACTTTAAATAATTCTTTTTGTTTATTAATCACAATCACGCCTACTTTCTTAAATTTTCCAACGGACTAAATCGTTCATAATTTTTCCTTATATCATCGTCAGATAGGTCTAAATAGGCTTTTTCTGTGACAGATGTACTGCTATGTCCTAAAATGTGAGAAAGCATTGTGAGAGAGCCTCCTGCCATCAAAAAACGTCTTCCAAAATTATTTCTGAGACAATGAGGAGTTATATCTTTTTTTATAGATGTCATATTGATATACTTTTTAAAGTTCTTTTCAAAATTTGAAATTTTTAATTGTGTTCCTCTGTTAGTTGGAAATAATAAGTCAGTTTCTAAGTATCTATCTTTATACAATATCCATCTTCTTAGAAGAGCTGCTGTTTTTCTACCAAAAAACACTGCTCTATCCTTTTTACTTTTAGTAATATCAGCATTAAGAATTGCTGTTCTTCTTATAAGGTCTATGTCTTCAACCTTTAAAGCTAAAGTTTCTCCTAATCTCATTCCACTATCGAAAATCACGTTAATTATCGTATAGTCACGAAACTCAACATATTTGGTTGTATCCAAGCAAGAAAGTAATTTCTTGTACTCAAAATCTGTTATTTGGTCTTTTATTTTTCGTTTAACTCTTAAATATTTAATGCTTTTTACAATATTGTCACTAATAATCTTTTCTTAAGCACACCAATTAAAAAAAGCTTTTATATTTCTTAAATAATTATTTACTGTGCAAGCACTAATTTTTGTTTCGAAATCCCCTCTGTTTTCTGGATAATTAATTGATTTTGAATTTTGATTAGCTACAAAAGTATATTTGCCTTTATTTTTACTAAAAGCTATATACTCCTCAATGTGATTTTTTTTGATTTGTTTTATAGAATTGATATTATGATATTCCAATAAGTATTTTGATAATAATTTTAAAGTTTGATCGTAAGACTTTAAAGTTTTTTTAGATAAGTTTTTCATATCACAAAATGTTAAATATTCATCGATTGTATAATCTAAATCAGTAATTTTAAACATAAAAAAACACCTCCTGTTAACTAATAAATAATTAAGAAAACAGAAAGTGTTTATATTTTTTTTATTTAAATGTTTGTTAATATCTTTTATACAAAAGCTCATTTATTGGCTTTTTTGATTTTTGATAACTAAACCTAAACCGTTGTTAATGTTAACTTAGCTAACTTTATTTTTAAGTCTTAATTTATCAGCAATCATAGCTATGAATTCACTATTTGTAGGCTTACCTTTTCCGTTATTTATAGTGTATCCAAATAATTTATTTATAGTTTCAACTTGTCCACGTGACCAAGCAACCTCAATAGCATGTCTTATAGCTCTCTCTACTCTACTAGCTGTAGTGTTATATTTTTTTGCAATAGATGGATATAACTCTTTAGTAACTGCTGATAAAAGTTCCATATTATTTACTACCATAGTTATAGCTTCTCTTAAATACATATATCCTTTAATATGTGCTGGAACTCCTATTTGATGTATTATTGATGTAATTTCACTTTCTAAATCAACTGCCTTATTACTTGAACCTTCAGAATAACTGTCAGTTGTAATTGTACCAACAAAGCTTGACTCTTTTTCTTCAACTGGATATGCTTTTTTTTGATCTGAATTTGATATAGTATTATTAAACATCTCTCTTATCCTATTAGTGAATACATCCATGTCAAAAGGTTTAACTACATAATAATCTGCACCAAGTGTTATTGCTCTTTGAGTTATCTTGTCTTGTCCAACAGCAGATAAAACTATTATTCTTGGAAGTTTTTCCATATCTTTATTGTTAAGTCTCTCTAGCACTCCTAATCCATCTAACCTTGGCATTATTATATCAAGTACAACAAGATCAGGCTTTTTATCCTCTATGAATTTTAGTGCTTCTATACCATCTTTAGCTATTCCAACTACTATCATATCACTTTGATTTAGTAGGTAATCATTGAGAATATTACAAAATTCCTTATTATCATCTGCAATTAAAACACTTATTTTTTTATTTTCCATTTTTAACTCCCCTTTATAAAATATAGAAATATTACCACAAATTATCATTTTGTATACTTTATGTTCGACAAAACTACTTTTTATCCTTTTTTATATATATAATAATATATGTATAGTTTTATAATTCTATATTTTTTATATCTAATTAATTTTGTCTTTATCTTCTTTTCCATTTTATTACTAAAATGATAAAAAATCAAGAGAATATATTTTTTTTTATAAAATATTTGATATTCTGTTTTAAAACCAAAAATATATATAGGAAACCATATAAGACTGAAATAATACAATTAGTATCTATTTTTTCAAGTATATATCAGCTTATTAGGGTTTTCCTATATATTTTTTTATAGCAAACCTGCAGCTTTAAGCATCCACTCTATATAAACTCCATACCCTGTATCAGGTTTATTTATTAAAACATGAGTCACTGCTCCAACGACTTTATTATTTTGAATTATTGGGCTCCCACTCATTCCTTGAACTATTCCTCCTGTTTTATCAAGAAGCTCTGTATCTGTAATCTTAATCAACATACTTTTAGGATTTGGATTACTTTGATCAAATAACTTTTCTATATTTATAGAATATAATTTAGGTTTATTTCCATCAATAGTTGTCAAAATTTTTGCTGGCCCTGTTTTAACTTCATTTCTCATTGCAACATCAATTGGCTTACTGTACTCTGTATTTATGAATTTGTTATAACTTTGACCAAATAAACCACATATGGTATTATCCTTTACAACTCCAATTGGTTTTTCTTCATTTATAAATATTCCTCTTAATTCCCCTGGATTTCCCTTAATACCTTTATTAACAGACACTATAGATGAATCAATTAAATTTCCTCGACTAATATTTATTATATCACCAGTGTCTACATCTGTAATTGGATGACCTAAGGCTCCAAAAATTTTACTTTTATCAGAGTAAAATGTTAATGTTCCAACACCTGCTGTAGAATCTCTTACCCAAAGTCCTATTTTATAATTTTCATCTCTATTACATTTTACCTTGCTTACTACTTTTTTAACAATTTTGCCTTTTCTCGTCAGAGTCAATTCTACCTTTTCATTAGAATTATTATTTACTTTTTCGCCTAACTCATCTGCAGTATTTATTTCCTTTTCGTTTACCTTAATTATGCTATCACCTATTTGTATACCCGCACTAACAGCTGGACTTTGAATTTTTCCACCACTTGATTCTATATCGCTAAAGCCAACTATCAAAACACCCTTGGTATGCAATTTAATTCCTATTGGTTGCCCTCCAGGATAAACTTGAATTTTAGATTGAGGTTTAATGCTAGCAGATTTCACCGAGGATATTCCAAACATCCCCATAGTACCTTTACTTTTTTGATTTGAAGTTGTATTTTTTAAGCTAGCCTTTGAGGTAATAATTTTACTCGAATCTCGTTTTGTTAAAACACTCTTAGGAGTACTTACATATTTATTATACGCTAAAAATACAACTAAAATTACAGGAGTTAAAATGCAGTATATAATACTTAGTTTTTTATTTTTCACAATTTTACCTCCCTAATATTTGTAATTTATATATCCTACAACATTAAATTTCCCAATTTAAAATTCAATTATGCTATATTATAACTGTATTTATAGTCAATACTTAAGAATTTATCCTAAAAAATAAAAATTGAAAGAACCTATAGCTTTTCTATAAACTTAAATTCAACATAATTATAATGTACATAGACTGTCACTATAACTATATAAATTTTAGTTTAATTAGAAACTCCTTTATTCTTCCAATTTATTGTGATAAAATGCAATTTCTAATAAGTCACTATATTATCTAACTTATTATCTTTCCAATAATTTCGCTCTTTCTTTTTTGTGCAATTGATATCATTTCTTTAGCATGCTCTCTTGTTATTTCAGTGACCTTACTTCCGCCAATCATCATTGCTAATGCATTCATCTTTCCATCTGCATTAAGAGATTTTACATCTGTAT
The Clostridium felsineum DSM 794 DNA segment above includes these coding regions:
- a CDS encoding site-specific integrase, with amino-acid sequence MFKITDLDYTIDEYLTFCDMKNLSKKTLKSYDQTLKLLSKYLLEYHNINSIKQIKKNHIEEYIAFSKNKGKYTFVANQNSKSINYPENRGDFETKISACTVNNYLRNIKAFFNWCA
- the spo0A gene encoding sporulation transcription factor Spo0A — encoded protein: MENKKISVLIADDNKEFCNILNDYLLNQSDMIVVGIAKDGIEALKFIEDKKPDLVVLDIIMPRLDGLGVLERLNNKDMEKLPRIIVLSAVGQDKITQRAITLGADYYVVKPFDMDVFTNRIREMFNNTISNSDQKKAYPVEEKESSFVGTITTDSYSEGSSNKAVDLESEITSIIHQIGVPAHIKGYMYLREAITMVVNNMELLSAVTKELYPSIAKKYNTTASRVERAIRHAIEVAWSRGQVETINKLFGYTINNGKGKPTNSEFIAMIADKLRLKNKVS
- the spoIVB gene encoding SpoIVB peptidase; the encoded protein is MKNKKLSIIYCILTPVILVVFLAYNKYVSTPKSVLTKRDSSKIITSKASLKNTTSNQKSKGTMGMFGISSVKSASIKPQSKIQVYPGGQPIGIKLHTKGVLIVGFSDIESSGGKIQSPAVSAGIQIGDSIIKVNEKEINTADELGEKVNNNSNEKVELTLTRKGKIVKKVVSKVKCNRDENYKIGLWVRDSTAGVGTLTFYSDKSKIFGALGHPITDVDTGDIINISRGNLIDSSIVSVNKGIKGNPGELRGIFINEEKPIGVVKDNTICGLFGQSYNKFINTEYSKPIDVAMRNEVKTGPAKILTTIDGNKPKLYSINIEKLFDQSNPNPKSMLIKITDTELLDKTGGIVQGMSGSPIIQNNKVVGAVTHVLINKPDTGYGVYIEWMLKAAGLL
- a CDS encoding tyrosine-type recombinase/integrase, with translation MDTTKYVEFRDYTIINVIFDSGMRLGETLALKVEDIDLIRRTAILNADITKSKKDRAVFFGRKTAALLRRWILYKDRYLETDLLFPTNRGTQLKISNFEKNFKKYINMTSIKKDITPHCLRNNFGRRFLMAGGSLTMLSHILGHSSTSVTEKAYLDLSDDDIRKNYERFSPLENLRK